The following are encoded in a window of Phaseolus vulgaris cultivar G19833 chromosome 3, P. vulgaris v2.0, whole genome shotgun sequence genomic DNA:
- the LOC137806569 gene encoding high affinity nitrate transporter 2.5, with protein sequence MEVELPAAAENESEQKKFALPVDSEHKATEFRLFSIAKPHMRSFHLSWVSFFSCFVSSFAAPPLLPIIRDNLNLTATDIGNAGVASVSGAVFARVAMGTACDLVGPRLASASLILLTAPFVYFTSIINSPTSYLLVRFFTGFSLATFVSTQFWMSSMFSAPVVGSANGFAGGWGNLGGGATQLIMPLVFSLIRDIGATKFTAWRIAFFVPAMFQMLTAFSILIFGQDMPDGNFRRLKKSGDKAKDDFSRVVYHGITNYRGWILALTYGYCFGVELTIDNIIAEYFYDRFNLTLHTAGIIAASFGLANLFSRPGGGYISDVMGKRFGMRGRLWALWLCQTLAGVFCVILGLVGSLSVSVLVMIIFSVFVQAACGMTFGIVPFVSRRSLGVISGMTGGGGNVGAVVTQLIFFKGSKFSKERGITLMGIMIIICTLPICLIYFPQWGGMFSGPSSKKVTEEDYYLAEWNSKEKEKGSHHASLKFAENSTSERGKKLNTSTKPSEEITPPHV encoded by the exons ATGGAAGTGGAACTCCCAGCTGCAGCTGAGAATGAATCTGAACAAAAAAAATTTGCTCTACCAGTGGATTCTGAACACAAGGCCACTGAGTTCAGATTATTTTCCATAGCTAAACCCCATATGAGGTCTTTTCACCTATCATGGGTCTCTTTCTTCTCGTGCTTTGTGTCTAGCTTTGCTGCTCCACCCCTCCTTCCCATAATTCGAGACAACCTTAACCTCACAGCCACTGACATTGGAAATGCTGGTGTTGCGTCAGTTTCCGGTGCAGTTTTCGCAAGAGTTGCAATGGGAACAGCTTGTGACTTAGTTGGACCGCGCCTGGCCTCTGCATCACTCATCCTTCTAACAGCACCGTTTGTGTACTTCACTTCCATCATCAACTCACCCACCTCTTACCTCCTTGTCCGTTTCTTCACTGGTTTCTCCCTAGCCACCTTTGTCTCCACACAGTTCTGGATGAGCTCTATGTTCTCTGCTCCGGTCGTCGGTTCGGCAAACGGGTTTGCCGGCGGATGGGGCAACCTTGGAGGAGGAGCCACCCAACTCATCATGCCCCTTGTGTTCTCCCTCATCCGTGACATTGGTGCTACCAAATTCACAGCATGGAGGATTGCCTTCTTTGTCCCTGCCATGTTCCAAATGCTCACGGCATTTTCAATCCTGATATTTGGCCAGGACATGCCTGATGGGAACTTCCGCCGCTTGAAGAAGTCAGGGGACAAGGCAAAAGACGATTTTTCAAGAGTGGTGTACCATGGGATTACTAACTACAGAGGTTGGATTCTGGCGTTGACTTATGGCTACTGCTTTGGGGTGGAGTTGACCATAGACAACATCATAGCTGAATACTTCTATGACAGGTTTAATCTAACACTCCACACTGCTGGAATCATTGCTGCAAGCTTTGGCTTGGCTAACTTATTTTCTAGACCTGGTGGGGGTTATATATCAGATGTTATGGGCAAGAGGTTTGGCATGAGAGGGAGGTTGTGGGCTTTATGGCTATGCCAAACCTTGGCTGGTGTCTTCTGCGTCATCCTTGGCCTTGTGGGATCTTTAAGTGTATCCGTCCTTGTTATGATCATATTCTCTGTCTTTGTCCAAGCCGCATGTGGAATGACCTTTGGGATTGTTCCCTTTGTCTCAAGAAG GTCATTAGGGGTCATATCTGGAATGACTGGAGGTGGAGGCAATGTGGGTGCAGTTGTGACCCAGCTAATTTTCTTCAAAGGATCCAAGTTTTCAAAAGAAAGAGGAATAACTCTAATGGGAATCATGATTATAATATGCACCCTGCCAATATGTTTAATCTATTTTCCACAATGGGGTGGAATGTTTTCTGGTCCCTCGTCCAAAAAGGTCACAGAAGAAGATTACTACTTAGCTGAGTGGAACTCAAAGGAGAAGGAGAAAGGGTCCCATCATGCAAGCTTGAAATTTGCTGAAAACAGCACAAGTGAAAGAGGCAAAAAACTGAATACATCAACCAAGCCTTCTGAGGAGATCACACCCCCACATGTTTGA